The Eremothecium gossypii ATCC 10895 chromosome IV, complete sequence genome contains a region encoding:
- the EAF3 gene encoding Eaf3p (Syntenic homolog of Saccharomyces cerevisiae YPR023C (EAF3)) codes for MFGPVEVLRKAVQCRGMCGARSDGEKFEARRAATTSPRDTAMAFEIDGKCLCYHGPLLYEARVLRVYDPASQTYRDRTRTGVPLEEEDGLPAESRGREHWFVHYQGWKSTWDEWVGQERIRPYNDENLALKRQLVQDAKAAAAAAKRAKARPGKRERSPAPAAPAAPAQGPRLAVRMPVELKALLVDDWERITKERKLVALPCAPTVGDILDAYYRERTAQLASPVAQTLLHEFVEGVHLYFDQCLSHLLLYRLERLQFDEACGGAAPAASGLPAPPEPRPSAVYGGVHLLRLLSMMPELICGTTMDEKSCHTVVAQCESLLAWMATHADDLVSGDYINTSAQYEGVALGM; via the coding sequence ATGTTTGGACCGGTAGAGGTGCTGCGGAAGGCGGTGCAGTGTCGTGGCATGTGTGGGGCGCGTTCCGATGGTGAAAAATTTGAGGCGCGTCGGGCGGCGACAACCTCTCCGCGAGACACAGCGATGGCGTTCGAGATCGACGGGAAGTGCCTGTGCTACCACGGGCCGCTGCTGTACGAGGCGCGGGTCCTGCGGGTGTACGACCCCGCGAGCCAGACGTATCGGGACCGCACGCGGACGGGGGTGccgctggaggaggaggacggGCTGCCGGCGGAGAGCCGCGGGCGGGAGCACTGGTTTGTGCACTACCAGGGGTGGAAGTCGACGTGGGACGAGTGGGTGGGGCAGGAGCGGATCCGGCCATACAACGACGAGAACCTGGCGCTGAAGCGGCAGCTGGTGCAGGACGCGAAggctgcggctgcggcggcgaAGCGGGCGAAGGCGCGGCCGGGCAAGCGCGAGCGGTCAccggcgcccgcggcgccggcggcgccggcgcaggGGCCGCGGCTGGCGGTGCGGATGCCGGTGGAGCTGaaggcgctgctggtggaCGACTGGGAGCGGATCACGAAGGAGCGCAAGCTGGTGGCGCTGCCGTGCGCGCCGACGGTGGGCGACATCCTCGACGCGTACTACCGCGAGCGCACAGCGCAGCTTGCGTCGCCGGTGGCGCagacgctgctgcacgAGTTTGTGGAGGGCGTGCACCTGTACTTCGACCAGTGTCTGTcgcacctgctgctgtacCGCTTGGAGCGGCTGCAGTTCGACGAGGCGTGCGGtggcgccgcgcccgcagcgagcgggctgccggcgccgccggaGCCGCGCCCGAGCGCGGTCTACGGGGGGGTGCatctgctgcggctgctgaGTATGATGCCGGAGCTCATCTGCGGGACGACGATGGACGAGAAAAGCTGCCACACCGTGGTCGCCCAGTGCGAGTCGCTACTCGCGTGGATGGCGACGCATGCCGACGACCTGGTTTCGGGCGACTACATCAACACCTCCGCACAGTACGAAGGCGTGGCCCTGGGCATGTGA
- a CDS encoding ADL052C-Ap (NOHBY451; No homolog in Saccharomyces cerevisiae; Non-syntenic homolog of Kluyveromyces lactis KLLA0F22319g): MMGPAQEGAVVSLDPPDRQIGEEPAWESFLDILEDSYTPYVGPFQSFPWTQSLPHGEDRGLTPPLTLSLGAPLVCASLADARPLSEKTCPICNKTFTRKVSVAIHMVVHTNLKPYACDFPGCKKKFNVKGNLQRHTKSHHLHGHSRLQTGPPAAAPSSTNRVAAGPRHSP; encoded by the coding sequence ATGATGGGACCGGCTCAAGAGGGTGCAGTTGTGAGCCTCGACCCGCCCGATAGGCAGATCGGCGAGGAGCCCGCGTGGGAGTCATTTCTTGACATACTAGAGGACAGCTACACTCCGTACGTCGGGCCGTTCCAGAGCTTCCCTTGGACCCAGAGCTTGCCGCACGGAGAGGACAGGGGCTTGACGCCGCCATTGACGCTCAGCCTGGGCGCACCGCTTGTGTGCGCATCGCTGGCGGATGCCAGACCGCTTTCGGAGAAGACCTGTCCCATTTGCAACAAGACGTTCACACGCAAGGTCTCGGTGGCCATCCACATGGTTGTGCATACCAATCTGAAGCCCTATGCCTGCGACTTCCCCGGGTGCAAAAAGAAGTTCAACGTCAAGGGGAACCTGCAGCGGCACACGAAGTCCCACCACCTACACGGCCACTCGCGCCTGCAGACAGGCCCTCCCGCTGCCGCACCCAGCAGCACCAACAGAGTTGCTGCCGGGCCGCGCCACAGCCCTTAA
- a CDS encoding ADL051Wp (NOHBY404; No homolog in Saccharomyces cerevisiae; Non-syntenic homolog of Kluyveromyces lactis KLLA0F22319g): MPHTYQVPETLTIFTGPLHSFPWTVKFEAPVASQDEGLAVGSSLAPCARGGGNPDLAGKNKETDATLRGGALSLGGSQRLYEGQLVSLALQDVTLSCELSKGVSDPANSVHKVSGKTCAICRKSFTRKTSLQTHMLIHTKAKPYRCPYRTCNKTFNVKSNLYRHERIHKRNCS; this comes from the coding sequence ATGCCTCACACGTACCAGGTACCAGAGACACTGACAATATTTACGGGACCCTTACACAGTTTTCCATGGACAGTGAAATTCGAGGCACCGGTAGCCTCACAGGACGAAGGACTTGCTGTAGGTTCTTCGCTTGCTCCCTGCGCTCGGGGGGGCGGTAACCCTGATCTCGCTGGCAAGAACAAAGAGACGGATGCCACCCTACGCGGCGGAGCTTTGAGCCTGGGTGGTAGTCAACGGTTATACGAGGGCCAACTTGTCTCACTGGCCCTCCAAGATGTCACGCTGAGCTGTGAGCTCAGCAAGGGGGTTTCTGACCCAGCCAATAGTGTCCATAAAGTCTCGGGCAAAACGTGCGCTATATGCCGCAAGAGCTTCACACGGAAGACGTCGCTGCAGACCCATATGCTCATACACACAAAGGCAAAACCCTACCGATGTCCCTATAGAACTTGTAACAAGACATTCAACGTTAAAAGCAACCTCTATAGGCATGAGCGAATACACAAGCGAAACTGTTCCtga
- a CDS encoding C2H2-type zinc finger protein (NOHBY403; No homolog in Saccharomyces cerevisiae; Non-syntenic homolog of Kluyveromyces lactis KLLA0F22319g), translating into MLPTLHSEEPKKTFTGPVQSYPWTRLEDPGQSSAEDGGTAGEQEYTMAADGDAPAARPSPFGSPPALSPLMALNSKTCPVCLKEFTRKTSLNTHLLIHADIRPYLCDYANCNKSFNVKSNLNRHLRIHRGHELHHEQGSSQEPSDP; encoded by the coding sequence ATGCTACCGACTCTGCATTCCGAGGAGCCGAAGAAGACATTTACGGGACCTGTACAGAGCTACCCATGGACGCGGCTGGAGGACCCTGGACAGAGCAGCGCCGAGGACGGCGGGACGGCGGGGGAACAGGAGTACACGATGGCCGCCGACGGCGACGCGCCTGCAGCGCGGCCGTCGCCGTTCGGCTCGCCGCCGGCATTGTCTCCGCTGATGGCCCTCAACAGCAAAACCTGTCCGGTGTGTCTCAAGGAGTTCACCCGCAAAACATCTCTAAATACTCATCTACTGATTCACGCAGATATCCGGCCCTATCTCTGCGACTACGCCAACTGCAACAAGTCATTCAATGTCAAGAGTAATCTCAACCGTCACCTGCGCATCCACAGGGGGCACGAACTGCACCACGAGCAGGGCTCGTCGCAGGAGCCCAGCGACCCGTAG